A window of Scomber scombrus chromosome 23, fScoSco1.1, whole genome shotgun sequence contains these coding sequences:
- the LOC134006100 gene encoding mucin-5AC-like isoform X5 — MDLRIFGATVTTVAFIMSELLWNQVGVDVDDKMMQLQMKRQKKEDYQLKLQMGKNSGMFCLKDGLAPNTVLSGLSGSLSSHTLTFLIILLLRPTYRGQSQVVGPSQPIIVRVGDDVILPCNLKPATDAVSMTLEWARPDLNPRFVHVWHKGQDLLVNQHPSYKGRTSLSIERLKHGDVSLKLSKVKLSDNGQYRCFIPDLNKDSTVELVVAGPTSPSTATTTAGPTSPSTATTTAGPTSQSTATTTVVPTSPSNATTTAVPTNPSNATTTAATTSPSNATTTAAPTSPSNATTTAAPTSPSNATTTAVPTSPSNATTTAAPTSPSNATTTDVPTSPSNATTTAVPTSPSNATTTAVPTSPSNTTTTAVPTSPSNATTTSPSNATTTAVPTSPSNATTTAVPTSPSNATTTAAPTSPSNATTTAVPTSPSNATTTAAPTSPSNATTTAGPTSPSNATTTAGPTSPSNATTTAGPTSPSSATTTSVPTTPAPPLPPLIEFTPAAFFSILFVAVVVMVTTPILLICYILKNRGVSYMRMKEEDGDTNSELNRQKGRKEDETELKGRDEKIKDLEEKLQQKANMVNGLKEQKQTLENQKDQLKLQLKEVEKKKEENKEKLLSVENKITEAENKKTDKGGLLKEKENLTEVKWKLDEQKTNWEKLILNVEQMLQRIDVLVNSDQVQETTAHDN; from the exons ATGGATTTACGTATTTTTGGTGCAACAGTGACAACAGTGGCATTCATTATGTCTGAGTTACTATGGAATC aaGTGGGTGTTGACGTGGATGACAAAATGATGCAACTTCAAATGAAAAGGCAAAAGAAAGAGGATTATCAACTTAAATTGCAAATGGGGAAG aaCTCTGGGATGTTTTGCCTGAAGGATGGATTAGCACCTAATACTGTGCTCAGTGGCCTCAGTGGGTCACTGTCCAGTCACACTCTCAccttcctcatcatcctcctcctcagacCGACTTATCGGG GTCAGTCTCAGGTAGTTGGTCCATCTCAGCCAATAATAGTAAGAGTTGGTGATGACGTCATTTTGCCATGCAATCTGAAGCCAGCTACCGATGCTGTTAGTATGACTTTGGAGTGGGCAAGACCTGACCTGAACCCCAGGTTTGTCCACGTGTGGCATAAAGGTCAAGACCTCCTGGTTAATCAACATCCATCTTACAAAGGAAGAACATCACTGTCCATCGAGAGACTGAAACATGGAGACGTTTCATTAAAACTCTCCAAAGTGAAACTCTCTGATAATGGACAATACAGATGCTTCATTCCAGATCTGAATAAAGACTCTACTGTTGAGCTTGTTGTTG CAGGTCCAACTAGTCCATCCACTGCTACAACAACAGCAGGTCCAACTAGTCCATCCACTGCTACAACAACAGCAGGTCCAACTAGTCAATCCACTGCTACAACAACAGTTGTTCCAACTAGTCCATCCAATGCTACTACAACAGCTGTTCCAACTAATCCATCCAATGCTACTACAACAGCTGCTACAACTAGTCCATCAAATGCTACTACAACAGCTGCTCCAACTAGTCCATCCAATGCTACTACAACAGCTGCTCCAACTAGTCCATCCAATGCTACTACAACAGCTGTTCCAACTAGTCCATCCAATGCTACTACAACAGCTGCACCAACTAGTCCATCCAATGCTACTACAACAGATGTTCCAACTAGTCCATCCAATGCTACTACAACAGCTGTTCCAACTAGTCCATCCAATGCTACTACAACAGCTGTTCCAACTAGTCCATCCAATACTACTACAACGGCTGTTCCAACTAGTCCATCCAATGCTACTACAACTAGTCCATCCAATGCTACTACAACAGCTGTTCCAACTAGTCCATCGAATGCTACTACAACAGCTGTTCCAACTAGTCCATCCAATGCTACTACAACAGCTGCTCCAACTAGTCCATCCAATGCTACTACAACAGCTGTTCCAACTAGTCCATCCAATGCTACTACAACAGCTGCTCCGACTAGTCCATCCAATGCTACTACAACAGCAGGTCCGACTAGTCCATCCAATGCTACTACAACAGCAGGTCCGACTAGTCCATCCAATGCTACTACAACAGCAGGTCCGACTAGTCCATCCTCTGCAACAACAACATCTGTTCCTACAACTCCAG ctCCTCCATTGCCTCCTCTTATTGAATTCACACCAGCTGCCTTTTTTTCCATCTTGTTTGTTGCAGTTGTGGTTATGGTCACCACACCTATTCTGCTTATTTGTTACATACTGAAAAATAGAG GAGTGAGCTACATGAGGATGAAAGAGGAAGACGGGGACACAAATTCTG agttaAACAGgcaaaaagggagaaaagaagatgAGACAGAATTGAagggaagggatgaaaaaaTTAAAG ATTTGGAGGAAAAGTTGCAGCAGAAAGCCAACATGGTTAATGGACTAAaggaacagaaacagacacttGAGAACCAGAAAGATCAACTGAAGTTGCAACTGAAGGaggtggagaaaaagaaggaggagaacaaGGAGAAACTTCTGTCAGTGGAGAACAAAATAACTGAGGCTGAGAATAAAAAGACGGACAAAGGGggattgttaaaagaaaaagaaaatctaacgGAAGTCAAATGGAAACTAGATGAGCAAAAGACAAACTGGGAGAAACTAATTCTGAATGTGGAGCAGATGCTGCAGAGAATAGATGTTTTAGTCAATAGTGACCAAGTACAAGAAACTACAGCACACGACAATTAA
- the LOC134006100 gene encoding mucin-5AC-like isoform X4, which produces MDLRIFGATVTTVAFIMSELLWNQVGVDVDDKMMQLQMKRQKKEDYQLKLQMGKNSGMFCLKDGLAPNTVLSGLSGSLSSHTLTFLIILLLRPTYRGQSQVVGPSQPIIVRVGDDVILPCNLKPATDAVSMTLEWARPDLNPRFVHVWHKGQDLLVNQHPSYKGRTSLSIERLKHGDVSLKLSKVKLSDNGQYRCFIPDLNKDSTVELVVAGPTSPSTATTTAGPTSPSTATTTAGPTSQSTATTTVVPTSPSNATTTAVPTNPSNATTTAATTSPSNATTTAAPTSPSNATTTAAPTSPSNATTTAVPTSPSNATTTAAPTSPSNATTTDVPTSPSNATTTAVPTSPSNATTTAVPTSPSNTTTTAVPTSPSNATTTSPSNATTTAVPTSPSNATTTAVPTSPSNATTTAAPTSPSNATTTAVPTSPSNATTTAAPTSPSNATTTAGPTSPSNATTTAGPTSPSNATTTAGPTSPSSATTTSVPTTPAPPLPPLIEFTPAAFFSILFVAVVVMVTTPILLICYILKNRGVSYMRMKEEDGDTNSELNRQKGRKEDETELKGRDEKIKDLEEKLQQKANMVNGLKEQKQTLENQKDQLKLQLKEVEKKKEENKEKLLSVENKITEAENKKTDKGGLLKEKENLTEVKWKLDEQKTNWEKLILNVEQMLQRIDVLVNSDQYKKTTVHSNQGFELLDERRTGVSF; this is translated from the exons ATGGATTTACGTATTTTTGGTGCAACAGTGACAACAGTGGCATTCATTATGTCTGAGTTACTATGGAATC aaGTGGGTGTTGACGTGGATGACAAAATGATGCAACTTCAAATGAAAAGGCAAAAGAAAGAGGATTATCAACTTAAATTGCAAATGGGGAAG aaCTCTGGGATGTTTTGCCTGAAGGATGGATTAGCACCTAATACTGTGCTCAGTGGCCTCAGTGGGTCACTGTCCAGTCACACTCTCAccttcctcatcatcctcctcctcagacCGACTTATCGGG GTCAGTCTCAGGTAGTTGGTCCATCTCAGCCAATAATAGTAAGAGTTGGTGATGACGTCATTTTGCCATGCAATCTGAAGCCAGCTACCGATGCTGTTAGTATGACTTTGGAGTGGGCAAGACCTGACCTGAACCCCAGGTTTGTCCACGTGTGGCATAAAGGTCAAGACCTCCTGGTTAATCAACATCCATCTTACAAAGGAAGAACATCACTGTCCATCGAGAGACTGAAACATGGAGACGTTTCATTAAAACTCTCCAAAGTGAAACTCTCTGATAATGGACAATACAGATGCTTCATTCCAGATCTGAATAAAGACTCTACTGTTGAGCTTGTTGTTG CAGGTCCAACTAGTCCATCCACTGCTACAACAACAGCAGGTCCAACTAGTCCATCCACTGCTACAACAACAGCAGGTCCAACTAGTCAATCCACTGCTACAACAACAGTTGTTCCAACTAGTCCATCCAATGCTACTACAACAGCTGTTCCAACTAATCCATCCAATGCTACTACAACAGCTGCTACAACTAGTCCATCAAATGCTACTACAACAGCTGCTCCAACTAGTCCATCCAATGCTACTACAACAGCTGCTCCAACTAGTCCATCCAATGCTACTACAACAGCTGTTCCAACTAGTCCATCCAATGCTACTACAACAGCTGCACCAACTAGTCCATCCAATGCTACTACAACAGATGTTCCAACTAGTCCATCCAATGCTACTACAACAGCTGTTCCAACTAGTCCATCCAATGCTACTACAACAGCTGTTCCAACTAGTCCATCCAATACTACTACAACGGCTGTTCCAACTAGTCCATCCAATGCTACTACAACTAGTCCATCCAATGCTACTACAACAGCTGTTCCAACTAGTCCATCGAATGCTACTACAACAGCTGTTCCAACTAGTCCATCCAATGCTACTACAACAGCTGCTCCAACTAGTCCATCCAATGCTACTACAACAGCTGTTCCAACTAGTCCATCCAATGCTACTACAACAGCTGCTCCGACTAGTCCATCCAATGCTACTACAACAGCAGGTCCGACTAGTCCATCCAATGCTACTACAACAGCAGGTCCGACTAGTCCATCCAATGCTACTACAACAGCAGGTCCGACTAGTCCATCCTCTGCAACAACAACATCTGTTCCTACAACTCCAG ctCCTCCATTGCCTCCTCTTATTGAATTCACACCAGCTGCCTTTTTTTCCATCTTGTTTGTTGCAGTTGTGGTTATGGTCACCACACCTATTCTGCTTATTTGTTACATACTGAAAAATAGAG GAGTGAGCTACATGAGGATGAAAGAGGAAGACGGGGACACAAATTCTG agttaAACAGgcaaaaagggagaaaagaagatgAGACAGAATTGAagggaagggatgaaaaaaTTAAAG ATTTGGAGGAAAAGTTGCAGCAGAAAGCCAACATGGTTAATGGACTAAaggaacagaaacagacacttGAGAACCAGAAAGATCAACTGAAGTTGCAACTGAAGGaggtggagaaaaagaaggaggagaacaaGGAGAAACTTCTGTCAGTGGAGAACAAAATAACTGAGGCTGAGAATAAAAAGACGGACAAAGGGggattgttaaaagaaaaagaaaatctaacgGAAGTCAAATGGAAACTAGATGAGCAAAAGACAAACTGGGAGAAACTAATTCTGAATGTGGAGCAGATGCTGCAGAGAATAGATGTTTTAGTCAATAGTGACCAA
- the LOC134006128 gene encoding putative golgin subfamily A member 6-like protein 19 isoform X3, with the protein MIKMKETTSKCGLTAFSVSFFQHAVVLLLLTDCCGGVTMSPSELNSNSRASADSSSHYISFAKTEFFIYTIGLAVFTFAVHLLINYMQGNKAQTVTEGGKTRYKSEENKLLESNRGNWGKEDKKELAEKDKKIKDLEEKLKEQKQELENQKDQLKEKLQHKANMADGLKEQKQTLENQKDQLKLQLKEVEKKKEENKEKLLSVENKITEAENKKTDKGGLLKEKENLTDVKWKLDEQKTNWEKLILNLEQMLQRIDVLVSSDQVQETTAHSSQGFEQLDERKTGVSF; encoded by the exons atgataaaaatgaaGGAGACAACGTCTAAATGTGGGCTCACAGCCTTCAGTGTATCATTTTTCCAACATGCTGTTGTCCTGCTTCTCCTGACCGACTGCTGTGGAG gcgtTACGATGTCACCGTCCGAACTCAACTCCAATTCAAGAGCATCAG ctgATTCATCCAGTCATTATATTTCTTTCGCAAAGACTGAGTTTTTTATCTACACGATTGGTTTGGCTGTGTTTACGTTCGCAGTTCATTTGCTTATAAATTACATGCAGGGAAATAAAG CACAAACAGTGAcggaggggggaaaaacaagaTACAAGTCTGAAGAAAACAAATTGTTGG AGTCAAACAGGGGAAATTggggaaaagaagacaagaaagagTTGGCGGAAAAGGATAAAAAGATTAAAG ATTTGGAGGAAAAGTTAAAGGAACAGAAACAGGAACTTGAGAACCAGAAAGATCAACTGAAGGAAAAGTTGCAGCACAAAGCCAACATGGCTGATGGACTAAaggaacagaaacagacacttGAGAACCAGAAAGATCAACTGAAGTTGCAACTGAAGGaggtggagaaaaagaaggaggagaacaaGGAGAAACTTCTGTCAGTGGAGAACAAAATAACTGAGGCTGAGAATAAAAAGACGGATAAAGGGggattgttaaaagaaaaagaaaatctaactGATGTCAAATGGAAACTAGATGAGCAAAAGACAAACTGGGAGAAACTAATTCTGAATCTGGAGCAGATGCTGCAGAGAATAGATGTTTTAGTCAGTAGTGACCAAGTGCAAGAAACTACAGCACACAGCAGTCAAGGGTTTGAGCAGCTGGACGAGCGGAAAACAGGTGTGAGCTTTTAG
- the LOC134006155 gene encoding golgin subfamily A member 6-like protein 25 translates to MVTIILLTCYMLKNEGLYRGNGKQEEREREFEKDEKDEKIKDLEKKLSECEERLQRKASLVDALNVEKQTLENQKDQLKEKLQQKANMADGLKEQKQTLENQKDQLKLQLKEVEKKKEENKEKLLSVENKITEAENKKTDKGGLLKEKENLTDVKWKLDEQKTNWEKLILNVEQMLQRIDVLVSSDQVQETTAHE, encoded by the exons ATGGTCACAATTATTTTGCTTACTTGTTACATGCTGAAAAATGAAG GACTATACAGGGGAAATgggaaacaagaagaaagagagagagagtttgaaaaggatgaaaaggatgaaaaaattAAAG ATTTGGAGAAGAAATTGTCAGAATGCGAGGAAAGGTTACAGAGGAAAGCCAGCCTGGTTGATGCACTAAACGTTGAGAAACAGACACTTGAGAACCAGAAAGATCAACTGAAGGAAAAGTTGCAGCAGAAAGCCAACATGGCTGATGGACTAAaggaacagaaacagacacttGAGAACCAGAAAGATCAACTGAAGTTGCAACTGAAGGaggtggagaaaaagaaggaagagaacaAGGAGAAACTTCTGTCAGTGGAGAACAAAATAACTGAGGCTGAGAATAAAAAGACGGATAAAGGGggattgttaaaagaaaaagaaaatctaacgGATGTCAAATGGAAACTAGATGAGCAAAAGACAAACTGGGAGAAACTAATTCTGAATGTGGAGCAGATGCTGCAGAGAATAGATGTTTTAGTCAGTAGTGACCAAGTACAAGAAACTACAGCTCACGAATGA
- the LOC134006225 gene encoding butyrophilin subfamily 3 member A2-like, which translates to MMLHLKEMLSKCGLTAFSVSVFHHAVVLLLLTDCCQGQTQVVGPSQPIIVRVGDDVILPCNLKPATDAVSTTLEWARPDLNPRFVHVWHNGQDLHVNQHSSYKGRTSLSSERLKHGDISLKLSKVKLSDNGQYRCFLPDLTKDSTVELVVGKCSTVFYCPPITTACFISLQLLLSSGAASSPAISLAGIDTSISGVVLQCDSKGWYPEPEVFWLDGEGSVLSAEPTQTVRGPDGLYTVRSRVIVEKRHSNSFTCRLQQNKINQTRETHFIIPDEFCISPSTSVALITISLASCVMCVFAVVYVVWKWRQNKTKNKMKAQTEEQQLMVHKHVVDTQKEHEQQLKNQRDELKCQKEKLETLLEKKNCLFLTVEKKIKEKEDKSFASAPEYLELKEIISGYHWGINDRVNDVGKLVTDTEKLLAKTENLTKKTEE; encoded by the exons ATGATGCTTCACCTGAAGGAGATGCTGTCTAAATGTGGACTCACAGccttcagtgtttcagttttcCATCATGCTGTTGTCCTGCTACTCCTGACAGACTGCTGTCAAG GTCAGACTCAGGTAGTTGGTCCATCTCAGCCAATAATAGTAAGAGTTGGTGATGACGTCATATTGCCATGCAATCTGAAGCCAGCTACCGATGCTGTTAGTACGACTTTGGAGTGGGCAAGACCTGACCTGAACCCCAGGTTTGTCCATGTGTGGCATAATGGTCAAGACCTCCACGTAAATCAACATTCATCCTACAAAGGAAGAACGTCCCTATCCAGTGAGAGACTGAAACATGgagacatttcattaaaactCTCCAAAGTGAAACTCTCTGATAATGGACAATACAGATGCTTCCTTCCAGATCTGACTAAAGACTCTACTGTTGAGCTTGTTGTTGGTAAGTGTTCAACTGTGTTTTACTGCCCGCCCATAACTACTGCATGCTTCATATCTTTACAGTTATTGCTTT CATCAGGGGCTGCCTCCTCACCTGCCATAAGCTTAGCAGGGATCGACACATCTATCAGTGGAGTGGTGTTGCAATGTGACTCTAAAGGCTGGTATCCAGAGCCTGAGGTGTTCTGGCTGGACGGTGAGGGAAGCGTCCTCTCTGCTGAACCTACACAGACAGTCAGAGGTCCTGATGGTCTCTATACTGTCAGAAGTAGAGTGATTGTGGAGAAGAGACACAGCAACAGTTTCACCTGTAGACTCCAACAGAACAAGATCAACCAGACCAGAGAGACACACTTTATTATTCCAG atgagTTCTGCATTTCTCCAAGTACTTCTGTTGCCCTTATCACCATCAGTTTGGCTTCTTGcgtcatgtgtgtttttgcagttgTCTATGTTGTGTGGAAATGGAGGCAAAACAAAACTA AAAACAAGATGAAAGCACAAACAGAAGAACAGCAGCTCATGGTACATAAACACGTGGTTGATACACAGAAGGAACATGAGCAGCAACTGAAGAACCAGAGAGATGAACTCAAATGTCAAAAGGAAAAGCTAGAGACACTGTTGGAGAAGAAAAACTGTCTGTTTCtgacagtggagaaaaaaataaaagagaaggaggatAAGAGTTTCGCCAGTGCACCAGAATACTTGGAGCTAAAAGAAATAATATCAGGGTACCATTGGGGCATAAATGACAGAGTGAATGATGTTGGTAAACTTGTAACGGACACAGAAAAACTATTAGCTAAGACAGAGAATCTGACTAAAAAAACTGAAgagtag